In the genome of Streptomyces racemochromogenes, one region contains:
- the xdhB gene encoding xanthine dehydrogenase molybdopterin binding subunit encodes MSHLSERPEKPAVGLPLPHESAALHVTGAALYTDDLVHRTKDVLHAHPVQVMKARGRITALRTGPALAVPGVVRVLTGADVPGVNDAGMKHDEPLFPDEVQFHGHAVAWVLGETPEAARLGAAAVEVELDEQPSVVTLEEAIAAGSFHGARPEMVTGDVQAGFADSAHVFTGEFRFSDQEHFYLETHAALAHVDEAGQVFVQSSTQHPSETQEIVAHVLGLHSHEVTVQCLRMGGGFGGKEMQPHGFAAVAALGARLTGRPVRLRLNRTQDLTMSGKRHGFHAAWKIGFDAEGRIQALDATLTADGGWSLDLSEPVVARALCHIDNTYWIPNAHVRGRIAKTNKVSNTAFRGFGGPQGMLVIEDIMGRCAPLLGIGPRELRERNFYRPGQSTPYGQQVRQPERISAVWEQVKENGLLADREREIAAFNAAHPHTKRALAITGVKFGISFNLTAFNQGGALVLIYKDGSVLINHGGTEMGQGLHTKMIQVAATSLGIPLHKVRLAPTRTDKVPNSSATAASAGADLNGAAVKNACEQLRGRLLQVAATQLGANASDVRIVEGVARVVGGDKELAWDDLVRTAYFQRVQLSAAGFYRTEGLHWDPKSFQGSPFKYFSHGAAAAEVEVDGFTGAYRIRRVDIVHDVGDSLSPLIDIGQVEGGFVQGAGWLTLEDMRWDTGDGPNRGRLLTQAASTYKLPSFSEMPEEFNVTLLQNATEEGAVYGSKAVGEPPLMLAFSVREALRQAAAAFGPAGASVELASPATPEAVYWAIESARRGGARGAGGVPADASVLSNV; translated from the coding sequence ATGAGCCACCTGTCCGAACGCCCCGAGAAGCCCGCGGTCGGCCTCCCGCTGCCGCACGAGAGCGCGGCCCTCCACGTCACCGGCGCCGCGCTCTACACCGACGACCTGGTCCACCGCACCAAGGACGTCCTGCACGCCCACCCGGTCCAGGTCATGAAGGCCCGCGGCCGGATCACCGCCCTGCGCACCGGGCCCGCCCTCGCCGTCCCCGGCGTGGTCCGCGTACTCACCGGCGCCGACGTGCCCGGCGTCAACGACGCCGGCATGAAGCACGACGAACCGCTCTTCCCCGACGAGGTCCAGTTCCACGGCCACGCCGTGGCCTGGGTGCTCGGCGAGACCCCGGAAGCGGCCCGGCTCGGCGCCGCGGCCGTCGAAGTGGAACTCGACGAACAGCCCTCCGTGGTCACCCTGGAGGAGGCCATCGCCGCCGGCAGCTTCCACGGCGCCCGGCCCGAGATGGTGACCGGCGACGTCCAAGCGGGCTTCGCCGACTCCGCCCACGTCTTCACCGGCGAGTTCCGCTTCTCCGACCAGGAGCACTTCTACCTGGAGACCCACGCCGCACTCGCCCATGTCGACGAGGCCGGGCAGGTGTTCGTCCAGAGCAGCACCCAGCACCCCTCGGAGACGCAGGAGATCGTCGCCCACGTCCTCGGCCTGCACAGCCACGAGGTCACCGTGCAGTGCCTGCGGATGGGCGGCGGCTTCGGCGGCAAGGAGATGCAGCCCCACGGGTTCGCGGCCGTCGCCGCACTCGGCGCCCGGCTGACCGGCAGGCCCGTGCGGCTGCGCCTCAACCGGACCCAGGACCTGACCATGTCGGGCAAGCGCCACGGCTTCCACGCCGCGTGGAAGATCGGCTTCGACGCCGAGGGCCGCATCCAGGCCCTGGACGCCACCCTGACCGCCGACGGCGGCTGGAGCCTGGACCTCTCCGAACCGGTCGTGGCCCGCGCCCTCTGCCACATCGACAACACCTACTGGATCCCCAACGCGCACGTCCGCGGCCGCATCGCGAAGACCAACAAGGTCTCCAACACCGCCTTCCGCGGCTTCGGCGGACCCCAGGGCATGCTCGTGATCGAGGACATCATGGGCCGCTGCGCCCCGCTCCTCGGCATCGGCCCCAGGGAACTGCGCGAACGGAACTTCTACCGGCCCGGCCAGTCCACCCCCTACGGACAGCAGGTCAGGCAGCCCGAACGGATCTCCGCCGTCTGGGAGCAGGTCAAGGAGAACGGCCTCCTGGCGGACCGCGAACGCGAGATCGCCGCCTTCAACGCCGCGCACCCGCACACCAAGCGGGCCCTCGCGATCACCGGCGTCAAGTTCGGCATCTCGTTCAACCTCACCGCCTTCAACCAGGGCGGCGCACTGGTACTGATCTACAAGGACGGCTCGGTCCTGATCAACCACGGCGGCACCGAGATGGGCCAGGGCCTGCACACCAAGATGATCCAGGTGGCCGCCACCTCCCTCGGCATCCCGCTGCACAAGGTGCGCCTCGCGCCGACCCGGACCGACAAGGTGCCCAACAGCTCCGCCACCGCGGCCAGCGCCGGCGCCGACCTCAACGGCGCGGCCGTGAAGAACGCCTGCGAGCAGCTGCGCGGACGGCTGCTCCAGGTCGCCGCCACCCAGCTCGGCGCGAATGCCTCGGACGTGCGCATCGTCGAGGGCGTCGCGCGCGTCGTCGGCGGCGACAAGGAGCTGGCCTGGGACGACCTGGTGCGCACCGCGTACTTCCAGCGGGTCCAGCTGTCGGCGGCCGGCTTCTACCGGACCGAGGGGCTGCACTGGGACCCGAAGTCCTTCCAGGGCTCGCCGTTCAAGTACTTCTCCCACGGCGCCGCCGCCGCCGAGGTGGAGGTGGACGGCTTCACCGGCGCGTACCGTATCCGGCGGGTCGACATCGTGCACGACGTCGGCGACAGCCTGTCCCCGCTGATCGACATCGGCCAGGTCGAGGGCGGCTTCGTCCAGGGCGCGGGCTGGCTGACCCTGGAGGACATGCGCTGGGACACCGGCGACGGGCCGAACCGGGGCCGGCTGCTGACCCAGGCGGCCAGCACCTACAAGCTGCCGAGCTTCTCGGAGATGCCCGAGGAGTTCAACGTGACCCTGCTGCAGAACGCCACCGAGGAGGGCGCGGTCTACGGCTCCAAGGCGGTCGGCGAGCCCCCGCTGATGCTGGCCTTCTCGGTACGGGAGGCGCTGCGGCAGGCCGCGGCGGCGTTCGGGCCCGCCGGTGCCAGTGTGGAACTCGCCTCGCCCGCGACGCCGGAAGCGGTGTACTGGGCGATCGAGTCCGCCCGTCGCGGCGGCGCGCGCGGCGCCGGCGGGGTCCCCGCCGACGCGAGCGTCCTGAGCAATGTCTGA
- the xdhC gene encoding xanthine dehydrogenase accessory protein XdhC, which translates to MTWVAAVARLRARREPGALVTVAAVRGHAPRRAGAKLVVGRTATWGSIGGGNIEAVAIDRAREVIGTPDPEPELMDFALNDKVTGPHGVQCCGGAVSVLLEPLPVVPAVAVFGVGHVGLELARILARHDLDLHLIDTRPDQLSDERLSVLADAVAQVHVHQVPLLPEEVLGELAPGTHVLIMTHDHAEDAALCDAALRTPGLGSVGLIGSAAKWARFRRRLETEGGHDAAAIDRIKTPIGMTEITGKEPAVIAVGVAADLLRTFERDAG; encoded by the coding sequence ATGACCTGGGTGGCCGCGGTCGCGCGGTTGCGGGCCCGCCGGGAACCCGGCGCGCTCGTGACCGTCGCGGCCGTGCGCGGCCACGCACCCCGCAGGGCCGGCGCCAAACTCGTCGTGGGACGGACCGCGACGTGGGGCTCGATCGGCGGCGGCAACATCGAGGCCGTGGCGATCGACCGCGCCCGCGAGGTGATCGGCACGCCGGATCCGGAGCCCGAGCTGATGGACTTCGCCCTCAACGACAAGGTCACCGGCCCGCACGGCGTCCAGTGCTGCGGGGGTGCGGTCAGCGTCCTGCTCGAACCGCTGCCGGTGGTCCCGGCCGTGGCGGTGTTCGGGGTCGGGCACGTCGGCCTGGAGCTGGCGCGGATCCTGGCCCGCCACGATCTCGACCTGCACCTGATCGACACGCGTCCCGACCAGCTCTCGGACGAGCGGCTCTCGGTGCTCGCGGACGCGGTGGCACAGGTCCACGTGCACCAGGTGCCGCTGCTGCCCGAGGAGGTGCTCGGGGAGCTGGCGCCCGGCACGCACGTCCTGATCATGACGCACGACCACGCCGAGGACGCCGCCCTGTGCGACGCCGCCCTGCGCACCCCCGGTCTCGGCTCGGTCGGGCTCATCGGCTCGGCCGCCAAATGGGCCCGGTTCCGCCGGCGCCTGGAGACCGAGGGCGGCCATGACGCGGCCGCCATCGACCGGATCAAGACCCCGATCGGGATGACCGAGATCACCGGCAAGGAGCCGGCGGTCATCGCGGTCGGGGTCGCGGCGGACCTGCTGCGGACCTTCGAGCGGGACGCCGGCTGA
- a CDS encoding protealysin inhibitor emfourin: protein MKVTLEQYGGLAAAASLRRPPDVLDSAALPQGAAAELERLVAAAAAAPPPEDPGRARDAKGYAITVEDGGRSTVLEQSDAAMSPAFAALLAWLRDRFARG, encoded by the coding sequence ATGAAGGTCACCCTGGAGCAGTACGGCGGGCTGGCGGCGGCCGCCAGCCTCCGCCGGCCACCCGATGTGCTGGACTCGGCCGCCCTGCCCCAGGGCGCCGCGGCCGAGCTGGAACGGCTGGTGGCCGCGGCCGCGGCGGCGCCCCCGCCGGAGGATCCCGGCCGCGCCAGGGATGCGAAGGGCTACGCGATCACGGTGGAGGACGGCGGCCGCTCGACGGTCCTCGAACAGTCGGACGCCGCCATGTCCCCCGCATTCGCGGCCCTGCTCGCCTGGCTCCGGGACCGCTTCGCGCGCGGGTGA
- a CDS encoding M4 family metallopeptidase produces the protein MSRTRPINCIIPPYILDKLMESEDSEVRQAALDTLLTTARLRGERDIRAGLSALSAAPGDSRRTVFDCEHSEDLADAVAARSEDGPESPDEAVNRAFEALGLTRDFYKEVFQRNSIDDRGMRLNGFVHFGVRINNAFWDGGEMLFGDGDGVEFSNLTGSLDVVGHELTHGVTEHTSNFEYHNQSGALNESMSDVFGSLVKQWSMKQTAEEADWLIGADVWTPGIEGDALRSMKAPGTAYNNPLVGKDPQPDRMSKFVHLPDTPRGDNGGVHFNSGIPNKAFYATAIGIGGFPWELSGRIWYEALRTSGRRDTFQVFADHTFQQAGRLFGAGSPEQAAVVAGWREVEIQITGVPPGLAGARSFAVNGHGGAGRDADLAALTRQIATLSDKVTGLAKEVATLKGSR, from the coding sequence ATGAGTAGGACCCGACCGATCAACTGCATCATCCCGCCGTACATCCTCGACAAGCTCATGGAGAGCGAAGACAGTGAGGTGCGGCAGGCGGCGCTGGACACTCTGCTGACCACCGCCCGCCTGCGGGGCGAACGGGATATCCGCGCGGGACTCTCCGCGCTGTCCGCCGCCCCCGGCGACTCCCGGCGCACCGTCTTCGACTGCGAGCACAGCGAAGACCTCGCCGACGCGGTCGCGGCCCGGTCGGAGGACGGCCCGGAGTCCCCGGACGAGGCCGTGAACCGGGCGTTCGAGGCGCTGGGCCTGACCCGGGACTTCTACAAGGAGGTGTTCCAGCGCAATTCGATCGACGACCGGGGGATGCGCCTGAACGGGTTCGTCCACTTCGGTGTACGGATCAACAACGCATTCTGGGACGGCGGTGAGATGCTCTTCGGCGACGGGGACGGGGTGGAGTTCAGCAACCTCACCGGGTCCCTCGACGTGGTCGGCCACGAGTTGACGCACGGTGTCACCGAGCACACCTCGAACTTCGAGTACCACAACCAGTCCGGGGCCCTGAACGAGTCGATGTCGGACGTCTTCGGCTCACTGGTCAAGCAGTGGTCCATGAAGCAGACCGCCGAGGAGGCCGACTGGCTGATCGGCGCCGACGTGTGGACGCCGGGCATCGAGGGAGACGCCCTGAGGTCCATGAAGGCGCCGGGCACGGCCTACAACAACCCGCTGGTCGGCAAGGACCCGCAGCCGGACCGGATGAGCAAGTTCGTCCACCTGCCCGACACGCCGCGGGGGGACAACGGCGGGGTGCACTTCAACTCCGGCATTCCGAACAAGGCGTTCTACGCGACGGCGATCGGGATCGGCGGATTCCCGTGGGAGCTCAGCGGCCGGATCTGGTACGAGGCGCTCAGGACGTCGGGGCGCCGGGACACGTTCCAGGTCTTCGCGGACCACACCTTCCAGCAGGCCGGCAGGCTGTTCGGCGCCGGCAGCCCCGAACAGGCGGCCGTCGTGGCGGGCTGGCGGGAAGTGGAGATCCAGATCACCGGAGTCCCGCCGGGGCTCGCGGGTGCGCGGTCCTTCGCGGTCAACGGGCACGGAGGTGCGGGCCGGGACGCCGATCTGGCGGCCCTGACCCGGCAGATCGCCACGCTCAGCGACAAGGTGACGGGACTGGCCAAGGAAGTGGCCACCCTGAAGGGCTCCAGGTGA
- a CDS encoding SRPBCC family protein, which produces MATTRQGAGGAESGLDKLMGELSSYLSAQAGQLADKAVDKVGDLTDGLYDVAENGGSLAGVGGRLLQGDSPVKAVVGQTLGGLKDKVTDLGSGLLGGGKGKGRSRKGSTKAINMVESLDVGVPLRTAYDHWTRYEDFSSFAKGVRSVSQGDDTTSDWRVKVGPSTRNWKATVQEQVPDERIVWTTDGPKGTTRGCVSFHELAPSLTRILLVVEYYPSGLFERTGNLWRAQGRRLRLDLKHFDRYVTLATDEPEGWRGEIRDGEVVVTHEEALENEEASEGEPEDEEYEDEEYEDDGEADEAGEDAEDYPEEDDEDEEEDAEDQEPAEDEDEDEDAEDQEPAEDEDEDEEGEEEDDEGAEDEYEDEAPRPRRRRR; this is translated from the coding sequence ATGGCCACCACACGACAGGGCGCCGGTGGCGCCGAGTCCGGTCTCGACAAACTGATGGGCGAACTGTCCTCCTACCTCTCCGCCCAGGCCGGCCAACTGGCGGACAAGGCGGTCGACAAGGTCGGCGACCTCACCGACGGCCTGTACGACGTCGCGGAGAACGGCGGCTCGCTGGCCGGCGTGGGCGGCCGGCTCCTCCAGGGCGACTCGCCCGTCAAGGCCGTCGTCGGGCAGACCCTCGGGGGCCTCAAGGACAAGGTCACGGACCTGGGATCCGGCCTGCTCGGCGGCGGCAAGGGCAAGGGCCGGAGCCGCAAGGGCAGTACCAAGGCCATCAACATGGTCGAGTCGCTGGACGTGGGCGTACCGCTCCGTACCGCGTACGACCACTGGACCCGGTACGAGGACTTCAGCAGCTTCGCGAAGGGCGTGCGCAGCGTCTCGCAGGGCGACGACACGACCTCCGACTGGAGGGTCAAGGTCGGCCCGTCCACCCGCAACTGGAAGGCCACGGTCCAGGAACAGGTGCCCGACGAGAGGATCGTCTGGACCACCGACGGCCCCAAGGGGACCACGCGCGGCTGCGTGAGCTTCCACGAGCTCGCCCCGTCCCTGACCCGGATCCTCCTGGTAGTGGAGTACTACCCCTCCGGGCTCTTCGAGAGGACGGGCAACCTCTGGCGGGCACAGGGCCGCCGGCTGCGTCTGGACCTGAAGCACTTCGACCGCTACGTCACCCTGGCCACCGATGAGCCGGAGGGCTGGCGCGGGGAGATCCGGGACGGCGAGGTCGTGGTCACCCACGAGGAGGCCCTGGAGAACGAGGAGGCCTCGGAGGGCGAACCCGAGGACGAGGAGTACGAGGACGAGGAGTACGAGGACGACGGCGAGGCCGACGAGGCCGGCGAGGACGCCGAGGACTACCCGGAGGAAGACGACGAGGACGAGGAGGAGGACGCGGAGGACCAGGAGCCGGCCGAGGACGAGGACGAGGACGAGGACGCGGAGGACCAGGAGCCGGCCGAGGACGAGGACGAGGACGAGGAAGGCGAAGAGGAGGACGACGAGGGCGCGGAGGACGAGTACGAGGACGAGGCACCCCGTCCCCGGAGACGCCGGCGCTGA
- a CDS encoding histone protein → MDDTTKIALAAAIVGGYVLGRAKKGRLALSLATYAAGRRLGLDPKELAMQGVKKLGEMPQVAELGDQLRGEALDAGRKAVSAAANRGLSQLADTLHDRTLALTRGRDESGAEEEDEDAYEEPEEGYDDEEEPYEEDEEGEEQDLEPEDEEEEPEDEEEPEDEDREPEQEEEEPEEEEEEEEPEEEEEPPARRRPARRAPAPRTAGTAPRRARAREAPAKKAAPAKKAAPAKKAGGGTGKTSVGAASKRAPAKKTASGTRSGTASSGAGGRAPAKKAAGPPAKKTAAKKTAAKKTAAKKTAASKTTASRGSAARPASKSAAKKTAAKKTTAKKTAAKKTTARRKPAARR, encoded by the coding sequence ATGGACGACACGACGAAGATCGCTCTGGCGGCTGCCATCGTCGGAGGGTACGTACTGGGGCGGGCGAAGAAGGGACGTCTGGCCTTGAGTCTGGCGACCTACGCGGCCGGCCGGCGGCTGGGCCTCGACCCGAAAGAGCTCGCGATGCAGGGCGTGAAGAAGCTCGGCGAGATGCCGCAGGTCGCCGAGCTCGGCGACCAGCTCAGGGGTGAGGCCCTGGACGCAGGCCGGAAGGCCGTCTCGGCCGCGGCGAACCGGGGGCTGTCCCAGCTCGCCGACACGCTCCACGACCGCACCCTCGCCCTCACCCGCGGCCGTGACGAGTCGGGCGCCGAGGAGGAGGACGAGGACGCCTACGAGGAGCCGGAGGAGGGCTACGACGACGAGGAGGAGCCCTACGAGGAGGACGAGGAAGGCGAGGAGCAGGACCTGGAGCCGGAGGACGAGGAAGAGGAGCCCGAGGACGAGGAGGAGCCCGAGGACGAGGACCGGGAGCCGGAACAGGAGGAGGAAGAGCCCGAAGAGGAGGAGGAAGAAGAAGAGCCCGAGGAGGAGGAAGAGCCCCCGGCTCGCCGCCGGCCCGCCCGCCGCGCTCCCGCCCCCCGCACCGCCGGGACGGCACCCCGCCGGGCACGCGCCCGCGAGGCACCCGCGAAGAAGGCGGCACCGGCGAAGAAGGCGGCACCCGCGAAGAAGGCCGGCGGCGGCACCGGGAAGACCTCGGTCGGCGCGGCCTCGAAGCGGGCCCCGGCGAAGAAGACGGCGAGCGGCACGAGGTCCGGGACGGCCTCCTCCGGCGCCGGAGGCCGGGCTCCGGCCAAGAAGGCGGCCGGCCCGCCCGCGAAGAAGACCGCGGCCAAGAAGACCGCGGCCAAGAAGACGGCGGCCAAGAAGACCGCGGCGAGCAAGACGACGGCGAGCAGGGGCTCGGCCGCCCGGCCCGCTTCCAAGTCCGCCGCCAAGAAGACCGCGGCGAAGAAGACCACGGCCAAAAAGACCGCGGCGAAGAAGACGACGGCCCGTCGCAAGCCGGCCGCGCGGAGGTGA
- a CDS encoding gas vesicle protein — protein MAAAEPARRRRPTDDDGAPDAQTSRPRRKASARRAPAPPRGGVTGAAAAMRLAAGQLAQLLGRTPESVSSLRPTEDGWEAQVEVLELERIPDTTSVLASYKVTMDEDGELISYERTRRYSRGMIDRPG, from the coding sequence ATGGCCGCAGCAGAGCCGGCCCGCCGCCGACGCCCCACGGACGACGACGGCGCCCCGGACGCCCAGACCAGCAGGCCGCGCCGCAAGGCTTCGGCGCGCAGGGCCCCCGCGCCCCCGCGCGGAGGTGTCACCGGCGCCGCCGCGGCCATGCGCCTCGCGGCCGGACAGCTCGCCCAGCTGCTGGGGCGCACACCCGAGTCGGTGTCCTCCCTCAGGCCCACCGAAGACGGCTGGGAGGCGCAGGTGGAGGTGCTCGAACTGGAACGCATCCCCGACACCACCAGCGTCCTGGCCAGCTACAAGGTCACCATGGACGAGGACGGCGAGCTGATCTCCTACGAACGGACCCGGCGGTACAGCCGGGGCATGATCGACAGGCCGGGCTGA
- a CDS encoding gas vesicle structural protein GvpA — protein MTVMPQGGNSLSRSAGAGVGAGGGTSNLYDVLELILDRGLVIDVFVRVSLVGIEILKIDARIVVASVDTYLRFAEACNRLDLEAGRKAPAQLTDIVGDVVESGSRGKSKGVLGGAVDALTQSLGGRSDQEEEPEEPEEEPEEQEAPRRRRPARRPVRREKE, from the coding sequence ATGACTGTCATGCCGCAGGGCGGAAACAGCCTCAGCAGGAGCGCGGGCGCAGGCGTCGGCGCCGGCGGAGGCACGAGCAACCTCTACGACGTCCTGGAGCTGATCCTCGACCGCGGCCTCGTCATCGACGTGTTCGTACGCGTCTCCCTGGTCGGGATCGAGATCCTGAAGATCGACGCCCGGATCGTCGTCGCGAGCGTCGACACCTACCTGCGCTTCGCCGAAGCCTGCAACAGGCTCGACCTGGAGGCCGGCCGCAAGGCTCCCGCCCAGCTGACCGACATCGTCGGCGACGTGGTCGAGAGCGGCTCCCGGGGCAAGAGCAAGGGCGTGCTCGGCGGAGCGGTGGACGCCCTCACCCAGTCCCTGGGCGGCAGGTCCGACCAGGAGGAGGAGCCGGAGGAGCCCGAAGAGGAGCCCGAGGAGCAGGAAGCCCCCCGGCGCCGCCGCCCGGCCCGGCGTCCCGTCCGGCGCGAGAAGGAGTAG
- a CDS encoding GvpL/GvpF family gas vesicle protein, with protein sequence MVLYVYSIVAAGHPCRLDGLTGVGADPAPLRAVTAGSLRAVVSDVDEEIRPRRRDLAAHQEVQERLMADGTVLPLQFGYTAPDDLAVTEVLQEGADAYLEALERLDGCVEYNVARPPGPKRGCSGRSSRTRPRQGC encoded by the coding sequence ATGGTCCTCTACGTGTACTCGATCGTCGCCGCCGGCCACCCCTGCCGGCTGGACGGCCTGACCGGCGTCGGCGCGGACCCCGCGCCGCTGCGCGCCGTCACGGCCGGGAGCCTGCGCGCGGTCGTCAGCGACGTCGACGAGGAGATCAGGCCCAGACGCCGGGACCTGGCCGCCCACCAGGAGGTCCAGGAACGCCTCATGGCCGACGGAACGGTGCTCCCCCTCCAGTTCGGATACACCGCCCCCGACGACCTCGCGGTCACGGAGGTGCTCCAGGAGGGCGCCGACGCCTACCTGGAGGCCCTGGAGCGGCTCGACGGCTGCGTCGAGTACAACGTCGCAAGGCCTCCCGGGCCGAAGAGGGGCTGCTCAGGGAGATCCTCGAGGACTCGGCCCAGGCAAGGCTGCTGA
- a CDS encoding GvpL/GvpF family gas vesicle protein has product MLNERIKAGDSDPRLPLQLGELVAAQVRERQEELAAALVRALIPLARDHSVRAPADGDLLNLSLLVPDDRRNAFVEAGADLARQADDIDFRFTGPLPPYSFV; this is encoded by the coding sequence CTGCTGAACGAGCGCATCAAGGCCGGGGACTCCGACCCGCGGCTGCCGCTCCAGCTCGGCGAACTGGTCGCGGCGCAGGTGCGCGAGCGGCAGGAGGAGCTGGCCGCCGCGCTGGTGCGGGCCCTCATCCCCCTCGCCCGGGACCACAGCGTCAGGGCTCCGGCGGACGGCGACCTGCTCAACCTGTCCCTGCTGGTCCCCGACGACCGGAGGAACGCCTTCGTCGAGGCCGGGGCCGACCTCGCCCGGCAGGCCGACGACATCGATTTCCGCTTCACCGGGCCACTGCCCCCCTACAGCTTCGTGTAG
- a CDS encoding gas vesicle protein GvpG translates to MGLLTSLVTAPLAPVRAVMWVAQRVADKAEAEYYDPAPVWAALAELDGQLRRGEIDQAAFDGAEEELLDRLDEIARFRQGLP, encoded by the coding sequence ATGGGACTGCTGACCAGCCTGGTCACCGCGCCGCTGGCGCCCGTACGCGCCGTGATGTGGGTGGCGCAGCGTGTCGCGGACAAGGCCGAGGCCGAGTACTACGACCCGGCGCCGGTGTGGGCCGCCCTGGCAGAACTCGACGGACAGCTGCGGCGCGGCGAGATCGACCAGGCCGCCTTCGACGGGGCGGAGGAGGAACTCCTCGACCGCCTCGACGAGATCGCGCGCTTCAGGCAGGGCCTGCCGTGA
- a CDS encoding gas vesicle protein, with protein sequence MGPLPSRAGPASYPPASSGSLADILERVLDKGIVIAGDIRINLLDIELLTVKLRILIASVDKAKEMGIDWWEHDPSLSSGHARDPLEQENRRLRAELEELRRERTDADAPRRPSRDA encoded by the coding sequence CTGGGCCCCCTTCCGTCGCGGGCCGGCCCGGCGTCCTATCCGCCCGCCTCCTCGGGCAGCCTGGCCGACATCCTCGAACGCGTCCTGGACAAGGGCATCGTCATCGCCGGCGACATCCGCATCAACCTGCTCGACATCGAGCTGCTGACGGTCAAGCTCCGGATCCTCATCGCCTCCGTGGACAAGGCCAAGGAGATGGGCATCGACTGGTGGGAGCACGACCCCTCGCTCTCCTCCGGGCACGCCCGGGACCCGCTCGAACAGGAGAACCGGCGACTGCGCGCCGAGCTGGAGGAGCTGCGCCGCGAGCGCACGGACGCCGACGCCCCGAGGAGGCCGTCCCGTGACGCCTGA
- a CDS encoding GvpL/GvpF family gas vesicle protein yields MTPEPALTYVYAVAGATPGLEGLLAGLRGVAGAAVALLAPDGTTNGAPAFVVSRVPGAEWGEEALRSRFEDLSWLEGTARAHHSVIEELMGRTTVLPLRMATLYQDDQRALGALREQYDAFAEGLALLARHAEYGVKVYIRPDAGPPDPGGTPPAGEDPVSPGKAYLRARKAQHRAHEDRGRQAGRAAERIADTAGRYATHVVRHPPQTGPLAGGDGGENVLNDAYLVPDGEADAFRAAVRHAADGLPGVRVELTGPWAPYSFAVPQPRHGGPS; encoded by the coding sequence GTGACGCCTGAACCGGCCCTCACCTACGTCTACGCCGTCGCCGGGGCCACCCCCGGGCTCGAGGGGCTCCTGGCCGGGCTCCGCGGGGTGGCCGGGGCCGCGGTCGCCCTCCTCGCGCCCGACGGCACCACGAACGGAGCCCCGGCGTTCGTCGTCAGCCGGGTCCCGGGCGCCGAGTGGGGCGAGGAGGCGCTCAGGTCCCGCTTCGAGGACCTGTCCTGGCTGGAAGGGACCGCCAGGGCCCACCACAGCGTCATCGAGGAACTCATGGGCCGCACCACGGTCCTGCCCCTGCGCATGGCCACCCTCTACCAGGACGACCAACGGGCCCTGGGCGCACTGCGCGAGCAGTACGACGCCTTCGCCGAGGGACTCGCCCTCCTGGCCCGCCACGCCGAGTACGGGGTCAAGGTCTACATCCGCCCGGACGCCGGCCCCCCGGACCCCGGCGGAACCCCGCCCGCCGGCGAGGATCCCGTCAGCCCCGGCAAGGCCTACCTGCGGGCCCGCAAGGCCCAGCACCGCGCCCACGAGGACCGGGGCCGCCAGGCCGGACGGGCCGCGGAGCGCATCGCCGACACCGCCGGCCGGTACGCCACCCACGTCGTGCGGCACCCGCCCCAGACGGGCCCGCTGGCCGGCGGCGACGGCGGCGAGAACGTCCTCAACGACGCCTACCTCGTACCCGACGGCGAAGCCGACGCCTTCCGCGCCGCGGTCCGGCACGCGGCCGACGGCCTGCCGGGCGTCCGCGTCGAACTCACCGGCCCCTGGGCGCCCTACTCCTTCGCCGTGCCGCAACCCCGGCACGGCGGTCCGTCATGA
- the gvpJ gene encoding gas vesicle protein GvpJ — MNPAERDETLPGRQVALVDLLDRLLAGGVVIVGDVVLSVADIDLVRISLRALITSVGPTARGGEQP; from the coding sequence ATGAACCCCGCCGAACGGGACGAGACCCTGCCGGGCCGGCAGGTCGCCCTCGTCGACCTCCTCGACCGGCTCCTGGCCGGCGGCGTCGTCATCGTCGGGGACGTCGTCCTGTCCGTCGCGGACATCGACCTCGTACGGATCTCCCTGCGCGCCCTGATCACCTCCGTCGGCCCCACCGCCCGGGGCGGCGAGCAGCCGTGA